A single region of the Ursus arctos isolate Adak ecotype North America unplaced genomic scaffold, UrsArc2.0 scaffold_10, whole genome shotgun sequence genome encodes:
- the CUNH13orf42 gene encoding uncharacterized protein C13orf42 homolog → MLRKLHSIFNSGPHRKAEVAAGPGSEPASPAVRLIRSSSMYVVGDHGETFSESLKKYGGGSMDSSLCYLQPEGGRAWMYSRPQDCLQYLQELLALRKKYLSSLSDLKPRRAPGLAAPCSRPPGSPGTRGKAPGRCASKEGKVTTLKKYSQFSADVAEAMAFFDSIIAELETEKRPRAAEAEPPNEDVDFDVATSSREHSLHCNWILRAPRRHSEDIAAHAVHATDSQLRRTMECRTIGTQRRLERHPIYLPKAVEGAFNTLKFKPKACKKDLGSPRQILFSFSGEDMEWDAELFALEPLASPGEDHHETENPKGQWLLREKLWERTVP, encoded by the exons ATGCTCAGAAAGCTGCACTCCATCTTTAACTCCGGGCCGCACAGGAAGGCCGAGGTGGCCGCGGGGCCCGGCTCCGAGCCCGCCAGCCCCGCCGTGAGGCTCATCCGCAGCAGCTCCATGTACGTGGTCGGGGACCACGGGGAGACATTCAGCGAGTCCTTGAAGAAGTACGGCGGCGGCAGCATGGACAGCAGCCTGTGCTACCTGCAGCCGGAGGGCGGCCGCGCATGGATGTACTCGCGGCCGCAGGACTGTCTGCAGTACCTGCAGGAGCTGCTGGCCTTGCGCAAGAAGTACCTCAGCAGCCTCAGCGACCTGAAGCCCCGCCGCGCGCCGGGCCTCGCCGCTCCCTGCTCCCGGCCCCCGGGGTCCCCCGGGACACGCGGAAAGGCCCCCGGCCGGTGCGCCTCCAAAGAAGGAAAGGTAA CAACCCTGAAGAAATACTCCCAGTTCAGCGCAGATGTGGCCGAGGCCATGGCCTTCTTTGATTCCATCATTGCAGAGCTGGAGACAGAGAAGCGGCCCCGGGCTGCCGAGGCAGAGCCTCCGAATGAGGACGTGGACTTCGATG TGGCCACCAGCTCCCGGGAGCACAGTTTGCACTGCAACTGGATCCTGCGGGCGCCACGCCGGCACTCTGAGGACATCGCTGCGCACGCCGTGCACGCGACAGACAGCCAGTTGCGAAGGACCATGGAGTGCAGGACCATTGGCACTCAGAGGAGACTCGAGAGGCACCCCATCTACTTGCCCAAGGCTGTGGAAGGGGCATTCAACACCTTGAAATTCAAGCCCAAGGCCTGCAAAAAAGA CCTGGGGAGCCCCAGACAGATCCTCTTCAGCTTCTCAGGAGAAGACATGGAATGGGATGCGGAACTCTTTGCGCTGGAGCCCCTGGCGTCTCCGGGGGAGGACCACCATGAGACCGAGAACCCCAAAGGGCAGTGGCTGCTCCGAGAGAAACTCTGGGAGCGAACAGTACCCTGA